One genomic segment of Polyangiaceae bacterium includes these proteins:
- a CDS encoding alpha/beta fold hydrolase — protein MRFWPYITAAALLTGCDSNEAPPTPKLAPAPIPTVRPEPPPTAKQAATFESTDGAVLAADLYLAKPNAPAVVLLHRLHAQREELSPLAERLASAPKRFTVLNLDLRDHGDSKAPKQAPRVAKKPAKDTSRFDADVTAAIAYLDRTTEHKMPRVILVGSSLGAVLAARAAKHDARVTALALVSPGAAIDGLDVYQPYADVRELPTFLAAATDDNVSKAPFDSLSKMAKAGVTKQYPGPRHSAGHIAADHAELWSDLVDWLVGQFDESPSPRSAPGAEKETAIR, from the coding sequence ATGCGCTTCTGGCCCTACATCACTGCCGCCGCCTTGCTGACCGGCTGCGACTCCAACGAAGCGCCGCCAACGCCCAAGCTCGCGCCGGCGCCCATCCCCACGGTGCGCCCCGAGCCTCCTCCCACGGCGAAGCAAGCAGCGACCTTCGAGTCCACGGACGGCGCGGTCCTCGCAGCAGACCTCTATCTGGCGAAACCGAACGCGCCAGCCGTCGTACTGCTGCATCGGCTGCACGCGCAACGCGAAGAGCTGTCTCCACTAGCTGAGCGCCTGGCCTCGGCACCGAAACGTTTTACCGTCTTGAACCTCGACTTGCGCGACCACGGTGACAGCAAAGCGCCGAAGCAGGCGCCTAGGGTTGCCAAAAAACCAGCGAAGGACACCTCGCGTTTCGACGCCGACGTCACGGCCGCCATCGCCTACTTGGACCGCACCACTGAGCACAAGATGCCGCGTGTCATCCTCGTCGGCTCCTCCCTAGGAGCGGTGTTGGCGGCTCGAGCCGCCAAGCACGACGCTCGAGTGACCGCCCTGGCGTTGGTATCGCCAGGCGCCGCGATCGATGGCCTGGACGTGTATCAGCCCTACGCCGACGTTCGCGAGCTGCCTACCTTTCTCGCGGCTGCCACCGACGACAACGTGAGCAAGGCGCCCTTCGACTCGCTGTCGAAGATGGCCAAAGCTGGCGTCACCAAGCAGTATCCCGGCCCGCGGCACTCCGCCGGCCACATCGCAGCGGACCACGCCGAACTCTGGTCGGATCTGGTCGACTGGCTAGTGGGGCAGTTCGACGAGTCACCCTCGCCCCGGTCCGCCCCAGGCGCAGAGAAGGAAACGGCCATACGATGA
- a CDS encoding response regulator, protein MSVKILVVEDSLTMRTFVRSALSSDPRLSDADIVEAESGFEALRLLPRGPYQLVISDINMPDINGLELLSFIRKNEQHKDTPVLLISTQSSERDRQRGMDLGANAYLSKPFSAESLCGEALRHLSLSQESPDA, encoded by the coding sequence ATGAGCGTGAAGATCCTGGTCGTCGAAGATTCCCTGACCATGCGGACCTTCGTCCGCAGCGCGCTCAGCAGCGATCCCCGCCTGAGCGATGCGGACATCGTCGAAGCAGAGAGCGGCTTCGAAGCACTGCGCCTGCTACCGAGGGGGCCGTACCAGTTGGTGATCAGCGACATCAACATGCCCGACATCAACGGCCTGGAGCTCCTCTCCTTCATCCGCAAGAACGAGCAACACAAGGACACCCCCGTGCTGCTCATCTCCACGCAGTCGTCGGAGCGCGACCGCCAACGCGGGATGGACCTGGGCGCGAACGCCTACCTGAGCAAACCCTTCTCGGCGGAATCCCTGTGCGGGGAGGCGCTTCGACACTTGTCTCTCTCCCAGGAATCCCCGGATGCCTGA
- a CDS encoding chemotaxis protein CheA: protein MPDPDKARDEFYSEVQEIIEGLSRNLLALDAAVKAGGDDPALVNEAFRAVHTLKGLAGLFGATRMGTLSHRLEDVLDHLRLGRMALSAEVLDVLFMSIDAFHQLLTAEKEGVEQRLPTVDALLERLEGLGAFARPEAQAGIEYDLEPGLLAVLTEYEEHRLRTNIENGLSLYRLRVQFDLSTIDKALEDMKGRAKRHGEIITYLPTGEAPSPDTIELDLLMASRDDLATLIGSLGADNVVIEEVPRRRGATLPPPMSHAPLRVSLPPAGGIESLEPPQPDPQASLRSVAQTVRVDIRKLDDLMNIVGELAIVRSVLSRVFERVRAEGNRPLATELQRLHRSFERRLGEMQSAILEVRMVPLGQVFDRLARVVRQISRELEKEIRLVITGADTEVDKLIVEELSDPLMHMIRNAIDHGIEPAAERAKVGKPAAGTIALNAYQKGNHVMIEIEDDGAGIDAEALIERALQLGKLGATDISELSRSDILGLIFVPGLTTRTEAGDLSGRGVGMDVVKTNLAKMGGVIDVQSEAGIGTKMTITLPITLAIVGALIVEVAEQTFAVPMATVSEAIVFEPGGLRVIDGRETLTLRGTTLPVCRLEQLFGLRSPKQAPTRQFVVVTALANRRLGLVVDHLVGQQDIVIKPLGASLRDVRGFAGATELGDQRVGLVLDPAAIIEEVLSTLESALEPEQDHA, encoded by the coding sequence ATGCCTGATCCCGACAAGGCACGCGACGAGTTCTACTCCGAAGTCCAGGAGATCATCGAGGGCCTATCGCGGAACTTGTTGGCCCTGGATGCCGCAGTGAAAGCCGGGGGGGATGACCCGGCACTCGTGAATGAAGCGTTTCGTGCGGTGCACACGCTCAAGGGGTTGGCGGGACTATTCGGTGCCACGCGGATGGGCACCCTGTCGCACCGGTTGGAGGACGTCCTGGATCACCTGCGGCTGGGCCGCATGGCGCTCTCCGCGGAAGTGCTCGACGTGTTGTTCATGTCGATCGACGCGTTCCACCAGTTGCTCACGGCGGAGAAGGAGGGCGTGGAGCAACGCCTGCCTACCGTAGATGCGCTGCTCGAGCGCCTGGAGGGGCTGGGCGCATTTGCTCGCCCCGAAGCCCAGGCCGGCATCGAGTACGACTTGGAACCCGGGCTCTTGGCAGTGCTGACGGAGTACGAGGAGCATCGCCTACGCACCAACATCGAGAACGGACTCTCCCTCTATCGCCTGCGCGTGCAGTTCGATTTGTCGACCATCGACAAAGCCCTCGAGGACATGAAGGGCCGGGCCAAACGGCACGGTGAGATCATCACGTACCTTCCCACCGGCGAGGCGCCTTCGCCGGATACCATCGAGCTGGATCTGTTGATGGCGTCTCGGGACGATCTCGCGACGTTGATTGGCTCGCTGGGCGCGGACAACGTCGTCATCGAAGAGGTCCCGCGCCGACGTGGAGCCACCCTGCCCCCACCCATGTCTCACGCGCCCCTGCGCGTGAGCCTGCCCCCTGCCGGTGGGATCGAATCCTTGGAGCCCCCACAACCGGATCCCCAGGCGTCGCTGCGCTCCGTGGCGCAAACGGTGCGCGTCGACATCCGCAAGCTCGACGACTTGATGAACATCGTCGGGGAGCTGGCCATCGTGCGCAGCGTGCTGTCGCGGGTGTTCGAGCGAGTGCGCGCGGAGGGCAATCGCCCCCTGGCAACCGAGCTACAGCGCTTGCATCGCAGCTTCGAGCGACGGCTGGGGGAAATGCAGAGCGCCATCCTCGAAGTGCGCATGGTGCCCTTGGGTCAGGTCTTTGATCGCTTGGCTCGGGTCGTGCGCCAGATCAGCCGTGAGTTGGAGAAGGAGATCCGACTCGTCATCACCGGGGCGGACACCGAGGTGGACAAGCTGATCGTGGAGGAGCTTTCCGATCCGCTGATGCACATGATTCGCAATGCCATCGACCACGGCATCGAGCCAGCTGCGGAGCGTGCAAAGGTCGGCAAGCCCGCCGCGGGTACCATCGCGCTGAATGCCTACCAAAAAGGCAATCATGTGATGATCGAGATAGAAGACGATGGCGCTGGTATCGACGCAGAGGCACTGATTGAGCGAGCGCTGCAATTGGGCAAACTGGGCGCCACGGACATCAGCGAACTTTCCCGCAGCGACATTCTCGGACTGATCTTCGTTCCCGGGCTCACCACGCGCACGGAAGCGGGCGACCTCAGCGGGCGCGGAGTGGGCATGGACGTCGTGAAAACGAACTTGGCCAAGATGGGAGGCGTCATCGACGTTCAGAGTGAGGCGGGCATCGGCACCAAGATGACGATCACATTGCCCATTACGCTGGCCATCGTCGGCGCGCTGATCGTCGAGGTCGCCGAACAGACGTTTGCAGTGCCCATGGCCACGGTATCGGAGGCAATCGTTTTCGAGCCCGGCGGCCTGCGCGTCATCGACGGGCGGGAAACTCTGACCCTTCGCGGCACGACGCTCCCGGTATGCCGACTGGAGCAACTCTTTGGACTGCGCAGCCCAAAGCAAGCGCCCACACGCCAGTTCGTCGTCGTGACGGCTCTCGCCAATCGTCGCCTCGGCCTGGTGGTGGATCACCTCGTGGGTCAGCAGGACATCGTGATCAAGCCGCTGGGCGCGAGCCTGCGCGACGTGAGAGGGTTCGCCGGAGCGACCGAGCTAGGGGACCAGCGCGTGGGTTTGGTGCTCGATCCCGCGGCGATCATCGAAGAGGTCCTATCCACGCTGGAAAGCGCTTTGGAACCGGAGCAGGACCATGCGTGA
- a CDS encoding chemotaxis protein CheW encodes MRELVKRGAREGQLATGNVRELLVFTLAGELYAVELSRIREILTPPPITRVPRAAADVLGVCSVRGLLVTVVDLRRRLRVSAQRDTRRTRILLAQAPNDEVVGLVVDEVKNVVRLGEAEVELAVGVLGGEVSEHVMGIGRPQHGPVIVLLDIRSLVSSGKES; translated from the coding sequence ATGCGTGAGCTGGTGAAACGCGGCGCCCGAGAGGGGCAGCTGGCCACCGGCAATGTCCGCGAGCTACTCGTGTTCACCCTCGCCGGTGAACTCTATGCCGTCGAGCTCTCGCGCATTCGAGAGATCCTCACACCTCCGCCTATCACTCGAGTGCCACGAGCTGCGGCGGACGTTCTCGGAGTCTGCAGTGTGCGCGGCCTGCTGGTGACCGTGGTGGATCTACGGAGACGCCTGCGCGTCTCGGCACAGCGAGACACCCGCCGCACACGCATCTTGCTGGCCCAAGCACCGAACGACGAGGTCGTGGGCTTGGTGGTCGACGAAGTCAAGAACGTCGTACGCTTGGGGGAGGCCGAAGTGGAGTTGGCAGTGGGAGTACTTGGAGGCGAGGTCTCCGAACACGTCATGGGCATCGGTCGTCCACAACACGGCCCTGTCATCGTCTTGCTGGACATTCGCTCGTTGGTTTCGAGCGGAAAGGAATCCTGA
- a CDS encoding chemotaxis protein CheW yields MARHRPDPDKSLVGFLVGDVHYAVPISSVREIVNPLPIVGLPHAPAAVTGVADHRGEVVPIIDLRRRFGLDKTADERRAKWILVNVDGRTIGLRVDAVTEVFGTGGADLREAPMLGEGDDHRGILGVTNYDEALVFVLDVGSFERLTAPLAQSGLLDVKAAP; encoded by the coding sequence ATGGCACGACATCGACCCGATCCCGACAAGAGCCTGGTGGGCTTCCTGGTCGGTGACGTCCACTATGCGGTGCCCATCAGCTCCGTCCGGGAGATCGTGAATCCGCTGCCGATCGTGGGCCTTCCGCACGCGCCGGCGGCGGTGACGGGGGTCGCTGATCATCGTGGAGAGGTGGTGCCCATCATCGACCTACGTCGACGCTTCGGCCTGGACAAGACAGCGGACGAGCGACGTGCGAAGTGGATTCTGGTCAACGTGGACGGGCGCACGATTGGCCTTCGGGTGGACGCCGTGACCGAGGTGTTCGGTACCGGCGGCGCAGATCTCAGGGAGGCGCCGATGCTTGGGGAGGGAGACGACCACCGAGGCATTCTCGGCGTGACCAACTACGATGAGGCGCTGGTGTTCGTGCTGGACGTAGGCAGCTTCGAGCGCCTCACCGCACCGCTAGCGCAAAGCGGGCTCTTGGACGTGAAGGCAGCGCCGTGA
- a CDS encoding HEAT repeat domain-containing protein, with product MTASLRESLSEQDPETRRRAASQLGEYGGSDLGDLLTRALGDTDWRVRKEAVSAAVGHDSPATVIPALVAALAPGENVGLRNAAVEALAGHGEDAVKALAVAIPSLDADGRKLAVDAVAKGGHPSALILLRSLVEDEDPNVRLAAIEALAAIGNACAGDAVRLLSQCLKSADVLARLAALDGLNRLHAIVEFDDVAALIDEPLLAPAAMQALGRTGDARAAALLGSRLAAADAPQLPGTVRAFGDLVESSDDARSAARRVLQSSSPGATQRLVALLSQAEDVSLRRAVLGVLALISDETALDAVLDALDDETLHDAAEYSVDLLGEAADTALAARAASGSAEQRALALELLSRRHGAAQSADVQQAVLAGLASDDARVLRAAVAAAAAIGGRDCVPPVATLLGTSQGASMRSAAEAALSALIERNPESVTDLNEEAHGRAAVAIATAASPLSVHGSRELDVTFLISLLSNDAPHLRRVALDALARLRASSAVDAVSFAVSDEELEVRLAAVRALGRLTSADNQDAVLAQLLELVQTDASLEARVAAIESLGRLQEPRATKALRDLLRAEQVALAVAAVEALAARADAAKSGALVDALTHRDAEVVKAAMRGLNRPGDARAQAHLGVCLDHEAWDVRRLAADLLGRSTLDGAMGLLRTRLSVEREPLVREALTRALESLESTRGVRRTVPPPTRGKLR from the coding sequence GTGACCGCTTCCCTCCGTGAATCCCTATCCGAGCAAGATCCGGAAACGCGACGCCGCGCCGCGTCCCAGCTCGGCGAGTATGGCGGCAGCGACTTGGGCGACCTTCTGACTCGTGCTCTGGGCGACACCGACTGGCGAGTGCGCAAGGAAGCCGTCAGTGCCGCCGTGGGACACGACTCACCGGCGACGGTCATTCCGGCATTGGTCGCCGCGCTGGCGCCCGGCGAGAACGTCGGGCTGCGCAACGCCGCGGTCGAGGCGTTGGCGGGGCACGGCGAGGACGCCGTAAAAGCCCTCGCAGTCGCGATACCGAGCTTGGATGCGGACGGCCGCAAGCTAGCGGTGGACGCCGTGGCCAAAGGGGGCCACCCGAGCGCCCTGATCCTGTTGCGCTCCTTGGTGGAGGACGAAGATCCCAACGTGCGCCTGGCCGCCATCGAGGCTTTGGCTGCCATCGGCAACGCATGCGCTGGCGACGCAGTGCGACTGCTTTCTCAATGCCTGAAGTCGGCGGACGTGTTGGCACGCCTGGCCGCGCTGGACGGACTGAACCGTCTGCACGCCATCGTCGAGTTCGATGACGTGGCGGCACTCATCGACGAGCCCCTCTTGGCGCCAGCGGCGATGCAGGCGCTGGGTCGCACCGGTGACGCGCGGGCAGCCGCGCTGCTCGGGTCTCGCTTGGCGGCGGCCGACGCGCCTCAATTGCCTGGCACCGTGCGTGCGTTTGGCGATCTGGTGGAGAGCAGTGACGACGCACGCAGTGCTGCGCGCCGCGTGCTGCAGTCCAGCTCACCCGGAGCGACTCAACGACTCGTGGCGCTTCTGAGCCAGGCCGAAGACGTGTCCCTGCGGCGCGCGGTGCTCGGGGTTCTGGCACTGATTTCCGACGAGACCGCGCTCGACGCCGTCCTCGACGCACTGGACGACGAGACCCTACACGATGCCGCCGAGTACTCGGTCGATCTGTTGGGTGAAGCTGCGGACACGGCGCTAGCCGCCCGTGCGGCCAGCGGCTCGGCAGAACAGCGAGCCCTCGCCCTGGAGTTGCTCTCGCGTCGCCATGGGGCGGCGCAGAGTGCCGACGTTCAGCAGGCAGTGTTGGCGGGACTTGCCAGCGACGACGCTCGGGTGCTTCGTGCGGCAGTCGCGGCGGCGGCGGCCATCGGCGGGCGCGATTGCGTGCCGCCCGTGGCAACGCTGCTGGGCACCTCGCAGGGCGCCTCAATGCGCAGCGCGGCCGAGGCCGCACTGTCCGCCCTGATCGAGCGCAACCCGGAGAGCGTCACGGACCTGAACGAGGAAGCACACGGGCGCGCCGCCGTTGCCATCGCCACCGCAGCCAGCCCGCTTTCGGTCCATGGGTCACGCGAGCTGGACGTGACGTTCTTGATCTCGCTGCTCTCCAATGACGCTCCGCACTTGCGCCGGGTCGCTCTCGACGCTTTGGCACGGCTGCGGGCAAGCAGCGCCGTCGACGCCGTCAGCTTCGCGGTCAGTGACGAAGAGCTCGAGGTGCGGCTCGCTGCGGTGCGCGCACTAGGTCGCCTGACGAGTGCCGACAACCAAGACGCAGTACTGGCTCAACTGCTCGAGCTCGTCCAAACCGACGCCAGCCTCGAAGCGCGAGTCGCGGCCATCGAATCGCTGGGAAGGCTTCAGGAGCCGCGTGCCACCAAAGCACTTCGCGACTTGCTGCGCGCCGAGCAGGTTGCTCTGGCAGTAGCCGCCGTGGAGGCACTGGCAGCACGCGCGGACGCGGCCAAGAGTGGCGCGTTGGTCGATGCGCTCACCCACCGCGATGCGGAGGTGGTCAAGGCGGCGATGCGCGGTCTCAATCGCCCAGGGGACGCTCGCGCGCAAGCACATCTGGGCGTGTGTTTGGACCACGAGGCCTGGGACGTACGCCGTCTGGCGGCGGACCTGTTGGGTCGAAGCACCCTCGACGGCGCCATGGGTCTCTTGCGTACGCGACTCAGTGTCGAGCGAGAGCCCTTGGTGCGGGAAGCACTGACACGCGCGCTGGAATCCCTGGAATCCACGCGCGGTGTACGCAGAACCGTTCCTCCTCCTACCCGCGGAAAGCTGAGGTGA
- a CDS encoding protein-glutamate O-methyltransferase CheR yields MSFHRSPGVRTRLRPEEFRLLRDLINEHAGLVFDDSALYSFERRLGERLSALDLPGFMDYYKHLRFSVRGAAELDEAIDVLTTKETYFFRQDYQLRAFEQEIIPRFVRDNPERRRITLWSAGCSTGEEAYTLAIITREHPALADYDVRIIGTDISKSNVATARRGVYRESSFRTTAPEIRSRYFDRTHDGFRVREDLQQNTHFGQVNLLDAHKAAIVGRVDIVFCRNVLIYFDVGSRRRVIDNLYQRLLPGGYLLLGHSESLINVSTAFELVHLKEDLVYRKPVAAGLEPGQP; encoded by the coding sequence GTGAGCTTTCATCGCAGCCCGGGGGTGCGCACGCGACTTCGTCCGGAGGAGTTCCGCTTGCTGCGGGACTTGATCAACGAGCACGCGGGCCTCGTATTCGATGACAGCGCCCTCTATTCCTTCGAGCGCCGTTTGGGCGAGCGTCTGAGCGCCTTGGATCTGCCTGGATTCATGGACTACTACAAGCACCTTCGCTTTTCCGTGCGCGGCGCGGCAGAGCTGGACGAAGCCATCGACGTCCTGACCACGAAGGAGACCTACTTCTTTCGTCAGGACTACCAGCTGCGCGCCTTCGAGCAGGAGATCATCCCGCGCTTCGTGCGCGACAACCCCGAGCGCCGACGGATCACGTTGTGGAGTGCAGGTTGCTCGACGGGGGAAGAAGCGTACACCCTCGCCATCATCACGCGAGAGCACCCTGCCCTTGCGGACTATGACGTCCGCATCATCGGCACGGACATTTCGAAGTCGAACGTCGCGACGGCACGGCGAGGCGTGTATCGCGAGTCGTCCTTCCGCACCACTGCCCCGGAAATCCGGAGTCGCTATTTCGATCGCACTCACGACGGCTTTCGCGTCCGCGAGGACTTGCAGCAAAATACGCATTTCGGCCAGGTGAACCTGCTGGACGCGCACAAGGCGGCGATCGTGGGGCGAGTCGATATCGTTTTCTGCCGAAACGTGCTGATCTACTTCGATGTTGGCTCCCGGCGTCGGGTCATCGACAATCTCTACCAGCGCTTGTTGCCGGGGGGCTACTTGCTGCTAGGCCACTCCGAATCCCTGATCAACGTGTCCACCGCATTCGAGCTCGTGCACCTGAAGGAAGATCTGGTCTACCGCAAACCCGTGGCAGCCGGACTGGAGCCAGGCCAACCATGA
- the cheB gene encoding chemotaxis-specific protein-glutamate methyltransferase CheB: protein MNGAERLRVLVVDDSAVNRRSISEALSFSKDVEVVGKAADGEEALRLALLLRPDAITLDLEMPRMDGFTFLRILMSRQPTPVVVVSSYSQKENVFKALELGALDFVAKPEKGSATELSSIRSELISKVLSVRSLRPSTLNARPRLESFSKLTVMPAPRVRDLAPPRRVIVIASSTGGPTALIEIFSRLPEDYPSALLVAQHMPEKFTKTFAQRLDKRSTIAVSEADDGAVIGAGFGYICPGRRCMEVEPEGPDRLRVRIREALESDRYVPSADRLFRSAARVFGSRAVGVILTGMGDDGVLGARDIIEAGGTIVAESEETAVIYGMPGSAVRAGVVTRSLPIGKIADYVAGLTE from the coding sequence ATGAACGGCGCGGAGCGACTGCGCGTGCTGGTGGTGGATGACTCGGCCGTCAACCGCCGTAGCATTTCCGAAGCGCTCTCTTTCAGCAAAGACGTGGAAGTCGTGGGCAAAGCGGCGGACGGCGAGGAGGCGCTGCGCTTGGCGCTGCTGCTGCGGCCCGACGCGATCACACTGGATCTCGAGATGCCGCGCATGGATGGCTTCACCTTCTTGCGCATTCTGATGAGCCGACAGCCTACGCCCGTCGTCGTCGTCTCCAGCTACAGTCAGAAAGAAAACGTGTTCAAAGCCCTCGAGCTAGGCGCACTGGATTTCGTGGCCAAGCCAGAGAAAGGCTCTGCTACGGAACTGTCGAGCATTCGCAGCGAGCTGATAAGCAAGGTGCTGTCGGTGCGCAGCCTTCGCCCCAGCACTCTGAACGCGCGCCCGCGCTTGGAGTCCTTTTCCAAGCTCACCGTGATGCCGGCGCCGCGCGTGCGTGACCTCGCGCCCCCTCGACGCGTGATCGTCATCGCATCGTCCACCGGAGGCCCGACCGCGCTGATCGAGATCTTCAGTCGTCTGCCCGAGGACTATCCGAGCGCGCTTCTCGTCGCGCAACACATGCCCGAGAAGTTCACCAAGACGTTTGCCCAGCGCCTGGACAAGCGTTCGACCATCGCTGTCTCCGAGGCCGACGATGGAGCGGTGATTGGCGCCGGCTTCGGCTACATCTGCCCGGGAAGGCGCTGCATGGAGGTCGAGCCCGAGGGCCCCGACCGGCTCAGGGTGCGAATTCGTGAGGCGCTGGAGTCCGACCGCTACGTGCCGAGCGCGGACCGCCTCTTTCGCAGCGCTGCTCGTGTGTTTGGCAGCCGTGCGGTCGGTGTCATTCTGACCGGGATGGGCGACGACGGCGTGTTGGGCGCCCGAGACATCATCGAGGCGGGGGGCACCATCGTCGCCGAAAGCGAGGAGACCGCCGTGATCTACGGCATGCCGGGCAGCGCCGTCCGAGCAGGCGTGGTGACTCGCAGCCTGCCCATCGGGAAGATCGCCGACTACGTGGCGGGCCTCACGGAGTGA
- a CDS encoding Do family serine endopeptidase, with the protein MTALLPTPKSVAILTLMLGAGACGRPAAPDKGASVPTAETAHPTGQPVALPTPALAKVGGAAVIADIVERVLPSVVSVSSTRMQRPSAPSDPFFHRFFDQGGPQQGLGSGVAVAKDIIVTNHHVVADADEIKVTTFDGKELQARIVGTDKKSDIAVLKIEGGELKPLAFGDSSRLRLGDVVLAIGNPFGVGQTVTMGIVSAKGRADVGIVDYEDFIQTDAAINPGNSGGALVDMEGNLVGINTAILSRSGGYQGIGFAIPSNMAKPILESLRKDGHVVRGWLGVTIQDLDQDLAQALGLGETKGVLIADVHSDGPAAKAGIRRGDVVLSIEGTAVDSTGRLRNVVAAAGGKKQVKVTLLRGGKRESLDVTLGVAPEDRRAASGQAPSGGESVLAGLRVEGLTPEWRSRLKLGDEVKGGVVIAEVDRSSVAARAGLRPGDVILEVNRRKVDSPAAFRGQFAASKRRALLLVQREGATLFVVVKK; encoded by the coding sequence ATGACTGCCTTGCTGCCCACGCCAAAGTCCGTCGCAATCCTGACCCTGATGCTCGGTGCTGGCGCCTGTGGCCGACCTGCCGCTCCCGACAAAGGAGCTAGCGTACCGACGGCAGAAACCGCGCATCCCACCGGACAGCCCGTCGCCCTGCCTACCCCCGCCTTGGCAAAGGTAGGTGGCGCGGCCGTGATTGCCGATATCGTCGAACGGGTGCTGCCCTCCGTGGTGAGCGTATCGTCGACCCGCATGCAGCGCCCCTCGGCGCCGAGCGATCCCTTCTTCCACCGCTTCTTCGATCAAGGAGGACCGCAGCAAGGGCTCGGCTCTGGGGTTGCCGTCGCCAAAGACATCATCGTCACCAACCACCACGTCGTGGCCGATGCGGATGAGATCAAGGTAACCACCTTCGACGGCAAGGAGCTGCAGGCACGGATCGTCGGGACCGACAAGAAGAGCGACATCGCGGTGCTCAAGATCGAGGGTGGCGAGCTGAAGCCCCTGGCTTTCGGAGATTCCTCGCGGCTGAGACTCGGCGACGTCGTGCTCGCAATCGGCAACCCCTTCGGCGTAGGACAGACAGTGACGATGGGCATCGTGTCTGCCAAGGGGCGTGCCGACGTCGGCATCGTCGACTACGAGGACTTCATCCAGACCGACGCCGCAATCAATCCGGGGAACTCGGGCGGAGCCCTCGTCGACATGGAGGGCAACCTCGTCGGCATCAATACCGCCATTCTGTCGCGAAGCGGGGGGTATCAGGGTATCGGCTTCGCCATCCCCTCGAACATGGCGAAGCCGATTCTCGAGAGCTTGCGCAAGGACGGCCACGTGGTTCGTGGCTGGCTGGGCGTGACGATTCAAGACCTCGATCAGGACTTGGCTCAGGCGCTGGGTTTGGGCGAGACCAAGGGCGTGTTGATCGCAGATGTTCACAGCGACGGCCCTGCCGCGAAAGCCGGGATCCGACGTGGCGACGTCGTGCTCAGCATCGAGGGTACGGCCGTTGATTCCACCGGGAGGCTGCGCAACGTCGTCGCCGCGGCGGGCGGCAAGAAGCAAGTCAAGGTGACGCTACTGCGCGGCGGCAAGCGCGAGTCGCTGGATGTGACTCTGGGCGTCGCGCCCGAGGACCGACGCGCAGCAAGCGGGCAAGCCCCGAGCGGAGGTGAATCCGTCCTGGCCGGACTTCGAGTCGAAGGCCTGACGCCCGAGTGGCGCTCCCGGTTGAAGCTCGGCGACGAAGTAAAGGGTGGCGTCGTGATCGCCGAAGTCGATCGCAGCAGTGTCGCCGCCCGCGCCGGACTTCGTCCCGGCGACGTGATCTTGGAAGTCAATCGTCGCAAGGTGGACTCCCCCGCCGCCTTTCGTGGGCAGTTCGCTGCGTCCAAGCGGCGTGCGCTTCTGTTGGTGCAGCGCGAAGGTGCTACTCTCTTCGTGGTCGTCAAGAAGTAG